CCGGTTTGTAAAACCAGTGAGCGCATGGCTTGCACTAAAGCTTCAGGAAACTGGAAACTAGCAGTCTGATTTTGAACTTGTCCGTAACGGGAACACCACAACCACCGCTTTAATTTGGGATCGCGCACTCGACTCATCATCTGGAGTTGAGCATTGGTTTGTAAAATGCCAAAAAACAGACAAAATTGATCCGTAAAATAGTTGCGAATACTGATATCAACACCTGCTTCTGCGGCAGGGGTATAAATGAGATAGTCAGGACAATGGGTTTCAATGTAATCATTGGGATTTTTGAGAAAGGTTTGAATTTCAGGAGCAGCGATCGTTTTAGAGTCAATGCGTACCCCTTGCTTTCCACGTTGCGATAAGAGTTGATCCAATGCTTCGGCTTCGAGTTGGCTATCGGTACAAATAACCGGTTTAGAGGAAATGTCGGAAAGTTGTTCCAAAAGAGGGGAGCGATCGCTGCATTTTCCCTTCCCTTTCTCATCTTGGCTTTCTTGGAGAAATTTAATGGTAAAGGGGTCTCCCTGATAGCGATTTTCTACCTTCACGAGGGGGCGTTCTTTTCCCGCGAGACGATGGAGATAATCCACACACCAATCTGTTAACATCCCATCCAAGCAAAAAATACGTTTGGCTTGTTGCAGCGCTTCGGAAAAGCGTTGGATAATTTCCTCTCGCTTTTGTTTTAGGGTTTCTCCCATTAACAGATGAGTAACCACCGCAATGGCTTCGTCAATGATGATATTTTTTCCGGCAAAAGCCTCTGGTGAAAAATGATGAAGACTATCCACACATAATGCCAATTGGGAGTTGGGAACCGAAATTAAATCAAAGGCTTGCTCGGTTTGTAAATGAATAAAGCCCCAGCGTTGACAAGATTGCAGGAGTAACGAATTGCGATGTCCTAAAGCCAGCCATCCTTCGTCTTTTAACTCGGATACGACTTTCCCCAGCCAAGTGGTTTTGCCACTGCCTAAACTCGATTTAACGGCCAGCACCGTTCCTGCTGCTGGTGTTTCCCAGTCAAAGTATTGTTGATTAATAATATGAGTGGATTGATAAGTTTGATGAGGTTGAGCAGAATGAGTGCTTTCTAGCCCAGCTTCTGCGGCTAATTCCTCCACTAAAGAACGAAACGCTTTTCCCCTTGGCATACCATTTCCGCCTTGTAAAAAATGGCGATACTGAACAGCACCACCGCCGACTTCGCAGCCAAAACAATACCACTCTAAGGTCTGGGGATTTAAGGTGAAAGCCGTACCGCTTTGAGACTGATGACGAGGACAACACCCCCGCCAAGTTTCGCCAAATTGCTGAAATTGATGTCCCGACCAATGATAAATTTGTTCGAGGCTGAGACAAGAGGTGGCTTCTTCCAGGAGAGAACTTAAAACCGGTTTTTCCTTTACATCACTGGGAAAGTCTCGTCTGCGCGAGGTTAAGGTTAGCACGTTAGTGCTTTTTTGAGGTTGTGGTTGATTCTGGCTAATCAGAAATTCACAAAGCCAAGGCGGCGCGATGGCGACTTCTTTTTCTTCTGGTGCAACCAGCCACCGATAATGTCCGGTTTCACGATGAAATGAGGGGGGAAGTACCGATTGGTGCTGGTTATAACGAAATTCTAGTAATTCCCCCGCTGCGGTAGTCCACTCTTCCCATTGGGTAATAGTTTTACGACGAAAAGACTGTAACTTTTCCCGATAGTAAGGGGAAACTTGATAAAGGAGTTGACGACGACCTGATTTTCCCGAAGTCCAAGATACGGTTTCTGGAAGTGGGGCTTCGGCAAGGGCACTTAACAATTGTTCGGCACTACTGCCATCAATATCAAGGGCAAGCAATCCCCCAGAAACATTGCCGAGACGAAGACCATAACCCGAACAAAAGGCATGATACGGTTGACCGGTGCGTTTACTAATTCGTTTTTCTCCTTCCTTGAGTAGATGAGCAATCTTTTGATGAGGGATAAAAGGTTCATTTTGCCATCCTTCTCGATAAGGACGTTTTTCCCACAAGGGCGTTAAACTCCAGTGAGATGGTAAAACAGCAAGGGCTTGGGTTAGCTCTTTTGTGTTGGGAACAGGTTGAAAAGGAGTCCAATCAAGCATTTGGAGGAGTGGCTAGCGAATACAATCTGGAAGAGGAAATTAACTAATATAGCGAATGCTAAACGAATTATTTTACTCTTATGTCAGAAGACTAACTGCTCAATGAAGTTGAATCCGTCAGAGAAATCAAATCCATCTCTTCCAGCGAGGTTGCCGTTTTGTAACTTTTTATAAAGTGATCTTATAGTCAATTTAATTTGTTTTATATCAATAAAATAATTGATTTAGATAGATCACTTAGCAAGTAGAATAAAAGTTATTAGATTTATATGAGGTTTATCCGTTGTCACAGGCAGGAAATGCTTTTAGGGTGGGTATCATAGAATCAAAGCAATTCAAGGCTGTTAAAGCGCCGCTTTTCTCAGTTTTCTTGCTTGTACTCAACCAGAATCGTTTAGATAAAACAAATGCTAACCTTGACTCGTACTAGTACAACCCAAGATTTAAAGCATATTCAAGCCCGAATTGCAGCGCTTGTCCGAGGGATTCAAAGCCAGCCTGATAATCTTGCCGACTACGTTCAGGCGCTAGAAGTTCAGTTGCTATTGCTCAAGGAAGTCATTGATAACCTGCCCCAAGAGTCAGAGTGATCAGTCAATGATAATTTGAATTATTCAAAACATTCTTTGAGTTTCAAGGTTGAGTGGTTTAACCGATAGACCTAATTCAATTTTAGTCAGTGGGAGTGAGTGAACTACTCCAACCTGCTAACGCGAGGTCGGGGCTTCGATACTCGTAGGGGAATGCCCAAATTTGACCTTACGACCAAGTTTAGGACTTCTATCCCCTCCTACCGCAGCCGTCCCCGTTCCAGAGACGGAAAGCATTCTGATTCCTTCTGCTCTTATGTTAGCACTGGCATTCTCGTCACGATCATGGTGAGTGCCACATTGAGGACAAGTCCATTCCCTAACATCTAGGGTCAGACTTTCTAACTCATAATGACAATGAGAACAGATTTTTGAGCTAGGAAACCATCTATCAATTTCCACTAAAACTCCTCCTTTTTCTTTGAGTTTATAGTCCAAGAAGTTGACAAACATTCCCCAACTCACATCAGAAATGGCTTTGGCTAGTTTGTGGTTACGAATCATACCCTTGATGTTCAAGTTTTCCACAACGACTACTTGATTGTTGTCCACGATTTTTCGGGATACTTGATGAAGGTAGTCTTGGCGGGTATTGCTAACTCGTTCGTGTCCCTTAGCGACTAGCTTTCTCGCTTTATTTCTTGATTGAGAACCTTTTTGTTTACGGGCTAACTTTTTCTGTTTCCGTTTTAAGTTCCTCTCATGTTTAGAGAGGTGTTTTGGGTTAGGAAACTTAGAACATTTCTCTCCGTCGTGGACAATAGCAAAATCCTTGATTCCTAAATCAATTCCAGCCACCTTCCCTTCGGGAACTGGTTTTGGCTCTTCTTGTTGGGTTTCAAACAGCAAAGAAGCATAATAATTTCCAGTGGGAGCCCGACTAATGGTAACTGTTTTTAACTTCCCATCTTCAAAAAGTCGATGGATTTTTGCCTTGATTAACCCTTTCATCTTGGGTAGTTTTAAGGCTTTATTATCGACTATTTTGACGTTTTGAGGAAATTGGCAGGAGTGTTTATGGTGAAAACTTTTGAATCTTGGGGATCTTGCACGCCCTTCAAAGAAGTTCTGATAAGCCTTGGTAAGGTTTAAGGTGGTTGCTTGTAAGACTTGGGAAGGACAGTCTTTTAGGAAGGCTGTTTCTTCTTGACGTTTTAACGGAGGAAGATAAGAGTTAAGCGCGGTTCGCCCTAAGCCTTTCC
The DNA window shown above is from Cyanobacteria bacterium GSL.Bin1 and carries:
- the tnpB gene encoding IS200/IS605 family element transposase accessory protein TnpB, which gives rise to MRRAIKVRLYPTPSQQSQLNQIMGCARYWWNYALALTKQHYKDTGKGLGRTALNSYLPPLKRQEETAFLKDCPSQVLQATTLNLTKAYQNFFEGRARSPRFKSFHHKHSCQFPQNVKIVDNKALKLPKMKGLIKAKIHRLFEDGKLKTVTISRAPTGNYYASLLFETQQEEPKPVPEGKVAGIDLGIKDFAIVHDGEKCSKFPNPKHLSKHERNLKRKQKKLARKQKGSQSRNKARKLVAKGHERVSNTRQDYLHQVSRKIVDNNQVVVVENLNIKGMIRNHKLAKAISDVSWGMFVNFLDYKLKEKGGVLVEIDRWFPSSKICSHCHYELESLTLDVREWTCPQCGTHHDRDENASANIRAEGIRMLSVSGTGTAAVGGDRSPKLGRKVKFGHSPTSIEAPTSR